In Marinibacterium anthonyi, the DNA window TCATCGGACAGCTGACACCGTTCTTCTTCTTCACGATCGGCGGTTACCTGGTGATCAAGGGCCATGTCACGCTGGGCGCCCTGGTCGCCGCGCTGGCGGCCTACAAGGACCTCAGTTCGCCCTGGAAGGAACTGCTGGACTATTACAACCAGACCCAGGACATGGCGATCCGCTGGGACGTCATCATCGAACGCTTTGCGCCGTCGGGGATGATCGACGAGAAGCTGTTCGAAGGCGAACCCGAGGAATTGCCGCGCCTGAACGGGGATATCGTGCTGGACCATGTCACCATCCGCGACGCGGACGGCAATGCGGTTCTGGACGATATCGACGTGTCGCTCCCGGGTGGCAAGGTGATCGGCATCGCGGCCCCCAGCGCCGAGGACCGGCGCGCGTTCTCGGAACTGCTGGTGCGCGAGGTGACGCCGTCGTCCGGGCGGGTGGTGCTGTCGGGGCAGTCGATCCTCGAGATGCACCAGTCGGTACTGGCGGCGCGGATCGGGCGGGTGACATCGCGCCCGGTGCTGTTCAAGGGCACGTTCGGCGACAACGTGATGATGCCGCTGCGGCCCTTCCCCCGCAATGGCAGCTTTGATCCGTCGTCCGCCGCCGAGGCGCTGCATGCCGGCAATTCGCCGGACCCGATCGAAGCGGACTGGTTCGACCCGACCCGCGCCGGTGTCGCCGACGAGGCGGAACTGCGCGCCTGGTGGGGCCAGCTGATCGAGGGCATGGGATCGGGCACGACGCTGTTCCGGCGCGGTCTGGAACAGAAGTTCGAGGAACGCGTGCATCCCGACCTGGCCCGCAAGCTGGTCGACATCCGCCCCGCGATCCAGGATGCGGTGCGCGCTTCGGGCCTGCGCCGGCATGCCTATTTCTTCAAGCCCGACCTGTATAATTCGGCCCTGCCCGTGGCCGAGAACCTGCTGTACGCCACCCCGCGCTTCCCCGTCACGCGCGAGGTTCTGGCCGCCCAGGGCGAGTTCCTGGCGCAATTGCGCGCGCTGGAACTGGATGTGCCGCTGGTCGCGTTGACCCGGGACGTGATCGAGATGCTGCGCCAGATCTTTGGCATGGATGGCACCGATCACCCGCTGTTCCGCCGGCTGGGGCTGGATACCGCGACCTACGAGGCGACGCTGGAACTGATCGACAAGCTGGGCGATATCTCGGTCGAGACACTGCCGCCCGAGGACCTTGCGCTGTTGCTGACGGTGCCGTTCGGGATATCGGCCGAACAGATCGGCCCGGCGTTCCCCGAGGCGGTCAAGGCACGGATCCTGGACATCCGTCAAAGCCACGCCGCGACCCTGCAGCAAAGCCTGGCCGGTGTCTTTGCGCCGCTGTCGCCCGAGGCCTACGCACCCGGCCTGACGGTGCTGGAAAACGCCATGTACGGCCGGGTTTCGGAAGCCGCCGGCGCCAAGGCGGACGATCTGCGCCGGGTGGTGGCCGAGGCGCTGATCGAACAGGGCATGAAGGGCGAGATCCTGCAGCTGATCTTCGACGTGCCGATCGCGCTGGGGGGGCAGGGGCTGCCGGCCTATTTCGCCGAGCCGCTGTCGTTCAGCCGCGCCACGATCAAGCGGCCCGACGTGCTGATCCTGGACCAGGCGTTCCAGAGCTTCGACATGGAAACCCAGGTGTCGCTGTTCAAGAACCTGCGGGTGCTGCTGCCCGAGGCGACGCTGATCTACATCGACGACAAGTTCGAGGACAGCGAACGGTTCGACGCCTTCTACGAGATCCGCCAGGGGCGGATGATCTCGGACGGGGCGCGCGACATGGTCGAGACCGACAGCGCCGCCAGCGCCGACCTGGCCCGCAAGCTGCGGGCGCTGGAGCTGACGCCGCTGTTCTCGGGCCTGAACCGCAAGCAGCTGCGGCTGCTGGCCTTCGGGGCCCGCTGGTTCGAAGCCGAGGCGGGCGAGGTGATCTTTCGCAAGGGCGACGAGCCGACGGACGGCGCCTACATGGTGATCGAGGGCGAGGCG includes these proteins:
- a CDS encoding putative ABC transporter ATP-binding protein, encoding MLYLTLELPKRIINDAVGAQTVPIEYFGMQFEQVPFLMIMCAAFLLAVLAHGLLKMRINTMKGIMSERMLRRFRYILIHRILRFPPPYFERVSQGELVSMITAESEPMGGLMGDMLSQPVLQAGQMATILFFLFAQSFWFGLAAVALIPLQAWLIPKLQRQINRLNKKRIIQVRALAGEIGESAAGSSAIRTHGGWRHRMAAITDRLGQLYAIRFEIYRKKFFMKFLNNFIGQLTPFFFFTIGGYLVIKGHVTLGALVAALAAYKDLSSPWKELLDYYNQTQDMAIRWDVIIERFAPSGMIDEKLFEGEPEELPRLNGDIVLDHVTIRDADGNAVLDDIDVSLPGGKVIGIAAPSAEDRRAFSELLVREVTPSSGRVVLSGQSILEMHQSVLAARIGRVTSRPVLFKGTFGDNVMMPLRPFPRNGSFDPSSAAEALHAGNSPDPIEADWFDPTRAGVADEAELRAWWGQLIEGMGSGTTLFRRGLEQKFEERVHPDLARKLVDIRPAIQDAVRASGLRRHAYFFKPDLYNSALPVAENLLYATPRFPVTREVLAAQGEFLAQLRALELDVPLVALTRDVIEMLRQIFGMDGTDHPLFRRLGLDTATYEATLELIDKLGDISVETLPPEDLALLLTVPFGISAEQIGPAFPEAVKARILDIRQSHAATLQQSLAGVFAPLSPEAYAPGLTVLENAMYGRVSEAAGAKADDLRRVVAEALIEQGMKGEILQLIFDVPIALGGQGLPAYFAEPLSFSRATIKRPDVLILDQAFQSFDMETQVSLFKNLRVLLPEATLIYIDDKFEDSERFDAFYEIRQGRMISDGARDMVETDSAASADLARKLRALELTPLFSGLNRKQLRLLAFGARWFEAEAGEVIFRKGDEPTDGAYMVIEGEAGLYLPQEDDEDRLITKVGPGTLVGELGLIRKVPRALSMQAETGLVCLRIGEEEFLAVVENDAATAFKLLQVVAGYVSS